The following DNA comes from Hordeum vulgare subsp. vulgare chromosome 3H, MorexV3_pseudomolecules_assembly, whole genome shotgun sequence.
ATTTTATTGGATGTCATGGGCCCCACAGCTGGAATTCATTGGGGGGGGGGATTAGTACGACATTATGAAGGAATCACTTACGTAGGTGGGCCTTCGTAAACACCTGCCCATAGGTGTAGCATTTTTGGTAGTTAAATGTGTATATTATGACTCACATTTTTGCCTCACTGCTGTTTGTTGTGTTCAGAGTGTTAAAATGGAAGGTAGGCATATCCTCTGAATGCTTGAGAGTTGTATTTTAACTACCTGGCTGTTAGTATGGTATGCCTACCTTCCACTTTAACACTTCTATGTACATTGATATGGAGTACAACATGTTAAGATATTTTCTAGGGAAGTGAAAGGGGAAGGCGTGTCATACCACGATCACCGACCCAATCTTTTTAAGTAGTAAATACTTAACGTGAATCATCTTTTCAGTGCAGTTTACATTCCTGCGAATAATGTTTCATGTTACTGGAGCCACTTGcatgatataactattctgagaTTTTTAGAGCGTGAACGTTTGCTGCCCTTCCCTGGACCCTGTGCAAGCGGGAGTTACATGCACCGGGCGGCCCTTTTTTAGTGTTCGCTGCCCCCATAGCAGAGTGTGGTGTACTGGACACGTGCGATCGGGCCCCACACGGCTGAGTATGCTGCTGTGATGTGAATGACACAAAATGATGTGGGCTTATCACGTGGTATCGCGAACACCGCGCCAAGTGCCATCGCGAACACCGCGCCAAGTGCCATCGCGCTGTAGTTCATCCCTAAATATTTTACTTGATTATACCAGTTGTTAAGTGTTAACCTTATGTTTCCTATGCTTTGACAGAATTTGTATGATTAGTTCCTGTAATTAACTCGTAATTGTCTTTGGCTCATCGGTCTGACAATCTGGGTTATGTGTATGTGCAGCGCAGAACAACTACCATACAAAGCATCTTGCAAAGATCTTGATCCATTTGGTTTGGTGTTTGCAAGAGTGCACATCAGCTTCTTCTGTATCTTCTAGTGTCTATAGAAAGGCTATCAATGCTGCCTACATATCATCCATATTTCTCAAGTTCATTATTGAGAATGCCAAGGCAGATAATTGGCAAGAGCTATGCCTTGACATCGACAAGGATGAAAAGGGGCTGGAAAATTTTCCTTCTGGTAAATGATCTTAAAATTTCAAATGCACTATGAATGCTTCTTGTATGGCTGATATAGTAAACTCTAATTATATACTATATTCCCTGCTCCTTCTAGACCAAAGTGTGGAGTATTTTCTGATGAAGGGGGTGCTGAACTACATTGGTAGTGTAGATGTAAGGTATCTTGATGGATGGTGTATGCCTatctagtttttcctattttaaaTGCTTGTTTGCCATTTGAATTTCACTGTTTTAATATCTTTATATGCAGTCCGGAGTCATGCTACCTACATCACGAGCTTCTGAACTTGATGCTAGTCCTTATGTCGACTCAGTTATGTTCTGGACCATCTCCAGAACCAAAAGATGTGCATCCTTTCATTGATGCGGCTATGCTTCAGGTAAAAATGGAATCTGCATATGATTATTTATTTATAGATATTATTGAGCTAATTTGGGATGTGTTCCTTTGCCACATCTGTCTTCTGCAGGACAGTTCCATAGTAGCTTCGGTTGTTCAAAAGTTGCTACTTAATTTTGTAAGACGGCCACAAATTCCTTCAAATGATTCACACCCTGTTTTCTCTGATGATGGTGGGCCTGGTGTTCTGCAACGAGTTGGCTCAGCAGCTGGTAATGCGGGTTATATTCTCCACAGAAAGTGCTTATAGTTTTTGCATCATCACAATTGATGTCATGTCAATGCAACTCATTCACATGCTGCCAATACTATGAACATTTTCAACTTATGGTCATTTTTTTAGAATGTATTAACTTCTTTTGTAGTTCTCATATCTTTCATGTTACAATAGATGATGCTATGCCGTTTTACGCCTTTATTGTGACTACTgtattactccctccattcctaaatataagtcttttaagagattccactaggagactacatacggatgtatatagacatactttagagtgtagattcactcattttgctccgtatgtagtcccttagtgaaatttctaaaaagacttatatttagaaacagaggaagTATTTGCCAAAATTGAGGGCCTGGTTGTTTGATACTTTGATTTACTAACCATGCCACACTTTGCCACACCACAAGTTGTTAAGTTTTGACTGTATGTGAGATGGTAATGCACAACTATGGCACCAATCAAAATACCCACATAAGCAATTGTTGCATGCATATAATTAGGCGTTGCAGGCTTATGCTGAGAACAGAACAGCCCCTTAATCACATGTTTGGTTCGGAGTCACACTTGCGataatattcctttccttcaacatgtgtgtgGCAAGTTTCCCTTAGCCTGGCAATGTGTGGCACCAATTTTGATCGTCCTAAGTCTAGCAGAGTGTGGCACCCATCTTGATGGCCTAACCTTAGTCATGTTCGGCATAAAAGAGTGTGGCAAATGCTGGTAACCTTAGTATACTAACCAAACAGGCCCTACTATTTTACTCAGGAAGTTACCATGTACACTTCAATCACCTTATATTCCCTACTACGAAAATGTTTCAGTTATCGAAAATCTTTGAATTTATTCGTCCATCTGGTTTTGCAGCAAATTTTGTACTActgccatattatactttcaactATTTTGTAAGTGCAAGTGCTGAAGGTGCGACAAGTCAATTGGCAGATAACAGTTTACTTGTTCTGCTTATTCTGATCCACTACCGAAAATGCATCTCAATGAACGAGTCCATTCCAACCGACGGTGTCTACATGAGTGATTCAACTACCAATGTCAAGGATGCACCAGCTTTTCATGAGAACCCTTACTGCAAGGCGATAAACAATGCTAAGGACATTCAATGTAAGATGCACCTgcaatatagagaaattgtggcacTCATATAGTCATATGTATCACTAACAATCGCAGAAATGAATTATGCTGCAGTTGATCATGCCGATGTTGAGGGAAATGCTCAAAATGGACCCGTTGTCAGGCTGTCTTTTGCATCGCTGTTTGATGCTCTTGGCACGTAAGTAATGCATCATCATGCTAATTTAATGATATGCTCGTACTTTATTTATTAGATTTGTGGAATTTAACCAAATATTTCTGGGGCAGAAAAcaatgagataatttcctttttcTTCACAAATGAAAATATAGCAATTATTCCGGTCTAATATCAGATTTGATGGATAAAAACAACACTGCACTTAGCGATAATTTTGGTCATGCGTAGATTATGAACTGAATAGTTAACGCCACATTCCAAAATGGAGTCACATATCAGGGTTTGATGATAGTAATGAGACTGATGTGAGtaatttcaaaactaatgttttaAAATTGGATATCTTGATATCTTCTGTGGCCCCATTATCTGGGGCCTATCATTATTTATTCAAAGATCTTGTTTCAGGATGTAAATTATTATATGTACCAAAAGACCTTAGTGGTGTGTAATTCATTTGTTTCCACTATCCATACAGATGCTTAAAAGATGAGAGCTCAGTTCTGTTGCTCTATTCTCTGGTCCATGGGAACTGCGATTTTCAGGAGTATGTTCTGGTTCGAACAGACTTGGATACTTTGGTATGTTTTCTTGCAATTATGTTTGTAACCTTCTTGTTGGAGCATGTGGACTTTTAATAGTCGGACAGAATATGCTTTGAATTAATAAAACAGTTGCATTTAAACTAATTTTCCCTTTTAGAGAGAGAATCTATCAGTGGTTAATATGTTTTTCATTAGTAAGAGCTGGACTATGAATTCTTTTCGTTCCCATCCTTCCATGAATTGGCATAGTAAATTTGTGACTCTGTGGCAGTCAGCATGAAACATTAGAAAGCAAATTCCAAATAGggaaatactccctctgtaaactaatataaaatattTTAGATCATTATTATGTTAGTTTACCGAGGGAGTACATAATAAAACCAAGGAATAATAGCTAATATAAAATATTTTAGATCATTATTATGTTAGTTTACCGAGGGAGTACATAATAAAACCAAGGAATAATAGCTAAAGTAATAACCCAGCACACACTTTACATGTAAGGTTAGCCTTTGATTACATATATTAACAAATATCATTTGTCGACTGCCTGAGTTGTTTTCCCTCAATACCTTGAGTTATTATAGTTTGGATTTTGTTGACAGCTTATGCCTATTTTGGAAATGCTCTACAATGCATCAAGGAAGACTTCCAATCAGATCTACATGCTGTTGATAATTCTCCTGATACTCAGTCAAGATTCAACCTTCAATGCTAGTGTGCACAAATTGGTAAGAAAATCAACTAGGTCtagtttatttattaatgaattcTTTCATGATTTAGTGTTCTCTTTTAGGtgcttcctagtgttccttggtacCAGGAGCGCCTCATGCATCAAACTTCTCTGGGATCGTTGATGGTCGTAGTACTAATCCGAACCATCAAGTACAACCTCTCCAAGCTGCGGGTATGTACAcgattttgtttttgttcttcAGGGAAATGATGCATGTCACACACCTGCCTATGTAGAAGTTTCCTTTTTGCAAGGAAGACATCCGATCATACCTTAGTAGAAGTTTCCTTTTGCATGTCAAACTACTTCTGGTTCATATCAGTCTAATGACAACCTTGTATATACTTGCAGGATGTCTACCTTCACACAAACTGTCTTGCAATTCTAGCAAACATGGGTCCTCATGCGCATAGGCTGAGTGCATATGCATCTCAAAGGCTGGTTAGCCTCTTCGACATGCTTTCTCGCAAGTATGGTAGCTCAATCTCTCTCTGTTTTGTTATCACATTCTACACTTAATTGAAGTTAACCTGTCCATTTGCTTATCTACCATTCTTCAGGTATGCCAAATTAGCCGAGTTAAAAAATGACAAGGCTCTCAAAGTTATGTCTGATCAAATGGAAGCAGACATCATTTCAGATGATACGGTACTCTACTGTTATCTTGCTTCATAATAGCGCCATTGTGTTTTTTTCTTCCCTTCATATCTGTAAACAGTGGTGTACTTTTGCAGTCAACGGAGCTTCACATATACACTGACTTCTTAAGAATCGTTCTGGAAATCATCAATGCAATCCTTACATATGCATTACCCAGAAATCCTGAGGTATGTTATTTCCCAGTGCAGTATACCTAGGCAGAACCAAACTGCttctaacatgttcatcaacaGGTTGTGTATGCTGTATTGCACCGACAAGAGGTTTTTCAGCCGTTCAAGAACCATCCTCGTTTCAATGAATTGCTTGAGAATATATACACAGTATGTTATTTTTTGTCTTCCTTGAACTTaacaaagtactccctccgtcccaaaattcttgtcttagatttgtctagatatgaatgtatctagtcatgttttagcatttagatacatttatttctagacaaacctaagacaagaattttgggacggagggagtacatcacatcatcgtcttcttcctctagattctGATCATATTCCGTCTTATAAATTTGTCTGTCAGGTATTGGATTTCTTCAACAGTAGAATGGACATGCAACAGTTAGACGGAGAATGGTCTGTTGACAAGGTTCTTGAGCTCATTAATAAAAATTGTCGTTCATGGCGTGGAGAAGGAATGAAGGTGAGACTTGTATTGTGACACTGCTGCAGTTTACTCTAATCATAGAGTAGGGGTTCATGTGGTCCATGTGGCCatatttaatactccctccgttcctaaatataagtctttctagaggttcaactaatggactacatacggatgtatatagacatactttagagtatagattcattcattttgctccgtatgtagacacctagtgaaatatcttaaaagacttatatttaggtacggagggagtatttcttaATTGTTTGGTGTTAAATTTCATCCTATCCATATAAAAGTTATTCTGATATTTAGAGTGGCATAACAATATATAATTATGTATTTTCCAGATGTTTACGCAGTTACGATTTACATATGAACAAGAAAGTCATCCTGAGGAATTCTTCATTCCATATGCATGGAGGCTTATACTATCACGAGggtaaatattttttatttgtgtATGCTGATTCTCACATATAATATGCAATTATTATGAACATGCAAGTGATAATAGTGTCTAAGGCATGCAGCTACTGACGCTACAGAAATGCCTTGAAACTGTTATTTAGACTTATGACACATGTTATCAGGATAGTGGAATGAAATTGGCCCACATTGACTCGGAAGGAaattactccctccgatccatattaattgACGCTGCTTTAGTACAACTTTCATACAGTTGTGCGAAAGTTGTACTAAAGCAGCGTCAATTAATATGGATTGGAGGGAGTAGAATTTTCTCCACCTCTGATGCCAACTAGAGACATTTTCTAATACCATGTGGCAGCCGTGTTTACCTAGACAATTTTGTATAACTTGCTATTATGTCCTGCATTTGCCAGGTTCTCTTTCAATCCTGGTGCCATAAATTTGTTCCCAGTGGAGATTCATGTTGATGTAAGTTGCTCTCTTTTGCTTGAAAATCAATCAGGTTTTATACTTGGGTTAATTTTTTTATTTCAGCGGTGCCCTGAACATGCAAATaataaatactactccctccgtcccgtaatataagagtgtttttgacactacactagtgtcaaaaacgctcttatatcatgggacggagggagtagaaattaCATGATCCCAAGGATGTTGAAAATCCCTTTTTTATCTTCCCAAGAATAATTTATCCTTGGGAATTCTCAATACAGGCACTGCTTCAGTTCTACTATTTTGTTTAATGTTTTTGTAATAACATTTTTTCTGTCTGCTGAAATGGATCACTCCAGGATTCACCATCCAGCGAACAAAAGGTTTAGGGATGATCTGGAGCCTTTGGGTTCTGACAACACACAGAAATGTTGGACTTGCATCCCGACAACGAGACTGTTGTATATAGGCGGCATATACCAGATAATCAAAGTGTATTTTCATTCATTTTGTGTTAATATTCCCATAATGTAATACCAGAGGTGGTGGACGTGAGGAATTGCAGGGGATTGTATCTGGTTCCTGAAAGTAGGTAGTGCGTAGGGCACCATACACAATTCGTTTATAAGTTATATCGTTGTAtttttagagcaagtacaatagcaaGCTTATAGCCCGTTTCATGATAATTTCGCCTATTTGGAGGAGACATGAAAAATTGAGAATAGTGGGCTTTCATGTAAGAGCCTAAATATATGTGTGCTCCTAGGCAGATACAATAAATATGAAGAAAGGGATACAGTGGTGGAAAAAGTACTACTGTTATAGTCAACCTTATTGTATGGATGATTATAAATGACCACTATTAACCATGCTTCATTCATTTTATCTTCCTCCGTTTGCTAGATTCAGTGAACGTATTCCCGATCTTTTTTTTAGGGGTGTATTACCGATCAGTTTGGTTTGCATTTTGCGGACAGCACCAAAATCTCTACTTGGAAGTTGGCTGAAATTCAGGCAACGGCTCACGCGTAGAGAAGATCTCTACCCTCTGGCCGACGGTTCCATCTGTTAGCCGTTGCGCCGGCCCGGCCCAACGGGGACCAAATCTTGTCCCCTTCCCCCCACCCTTCTTCTCACAGGCTTACCTTCCCTCCACTCcgttcaaacaaacaaaatatccTCTCCTTCCTGTGTGATATGTGGCGCAGAGGACTCTTGGTTTCACTCCCTTCTTAGCTGTACAATGACGCGGTGTGTCTGGACGCTTCATGATCAGGAACTAGTCGAACATATGCTAGCTACAGCTGAACCAGACGCACGGTCATGTCTCTTCAGTATGATATCGTCGGTTTCAGCGAAGAAGCTGGTCAAGATAACGATCACGCTATGGGCTTCTggtttgcgagacggagattgatccaTGAAGGAGAACACCAAAGCCCTTTGGCAACCCACTCCTTTGTCAACAAATTCATAGCTGAATTGAAAGTGACCAAGGCAGAAGGATCAATATCACATGTAAGACCGGTGCAATCTACCTCCAGAAGATGGATTCCGCCGCCTGCGGGATGGACCAAGATGAATGTCGATGGCGTAGtctgcaaccccccccccccccataggCGTTGTTAGCGCGGTATGCCGGGATGATCAAGTCCTCTACCTGGGTTCATCACTTGTTGTTTTCCATGGACTAACTGACCCTCATATCCTGGAAACATTAGCATGTCGTGAAGCACAGTCTTTGGGaagggatctactcctgcagaagGTAGCAGTAGCGTCTGATTGCCTAGTTGCGGTAAAAGAGATTAACTCAGGATCTTGTGGTGTTACTGTCCCAATCATCAAGGAAATCAAGGACGGAAACAATGATTTTCTAGCCATATCCTTTGCTCATGAAAATAGATTATCCAATATGAAAGCTCATCACTTAGCCAAACATGCTTTGCATCTGGGGGAGGGACGTCATGTGTGGCTCGTCCAACCCTTTGATACTACTTTTATCCCTGTAACTCGTATTAGTGATCAATAAAGCAAGTGTTTTACccctaaaaaaaataaaaacttctccACCACTCCATAGGTCCGCgtggagctgctgctgctgctgcacagCGCTTCTGCGCCTCTGTCTGACATTTGCCCTGCTTTTGCCGTGACGCGTTCCAGGTCCAGTCTCCAGGTTGTGAGTTGTAACGATGGTCTCAAGCTTCACCCGAGAGAGTCGAGAGTCTAATGTCCTTCTCATGC
Coding sequences within:
- the LOC123444536 gene encoding dymeclin, whose protein sequence is MGAAPSTPRLGEAGAASPGAAEQMFAALVGDRAYPISSEFWRQLLELPLTQQWPRDRVLQACHAFAQNNYHTKHLAKILIHLVWCLQECTSASSVSSSVYRKAINAAYISSIFLKFIIENAKADNWQELCLDIDKDEKGLENFPSDQSVEYFLMKGVLNYIGSVDVSPESCYLHHELLNLMLVLMSTQLCSGPSPEPKDVHPFIDAAMLQDSSIVASVVQKLLLNFVRRPQIPSNDSHPVFSDDGGPGVLQRVGSAAANFVLLPYYTFNYFVSASAEGATSQLADNSLLVLLILIHYRKCISMNESIPTDGVYMSDSTTNVKDAPAFHENPYCKAINNAKDIQFDHADVEGNAQNGPVVRLSFASLFDALGTCLKDESSVLLLYSLVHGNCDFQEYVLVRTDLDTLLMPILEMLYNASRKTSNQIYMLLIILLILSQDSTFNASVHKLVLPSVPWYQERLMHQTSLGSLMVVVLIRTIKYNLSKLRDVYLHTNCLAILANMGPHAHRLSAYASQRLVSLFDMLSRKYAKLAELKNDKALKVMSDQMEADIISDDTSTELHIYTDFLRIVLEIINAILTYALPRNPEVVYAVLHRQEVFQPFKNHPRFNELLENIYTVLDFFNSRMDMQQLDGEWSVDKVLELINKNCRSWRGEGMKMFTQLRFTYEQESHPEEFFIPYAWRLILSRGFSFNPGAINLFPVEIHVDDSPSSEQKV